Proteins found in one Coffea eugenioides isolate CCC68of chromosome 5, Ceug_1.0, whole genome shotgun sequence genomic segment:
- the LOC113770994 gene encoding cytochrome P450 87A3-like — MLSVVVFVIAVLTILTTQWLWRRMHPRCENGVLPPGSMGLPLIGETLQSLIPSRSLDLHPFIKKRLSKFGPIFRTSLAGRPIVVSADPKVNHFILSQEGKLVELWYLDTFSKLFNQEGDSRTTAVGDIHKYIRSRTLNYLGVEALKEKLLPQLEEMACRTLDSWSNQESVEVKRAFGAMVFNFTAKVFLGYDSDKSSDDLSEKFNKILEGLMSLPLNIPGTAFHDCMKSKKKITGFIKGKLNEKRAGLRTSKEDFLDQAIDDMTTEKFLGEDFIVQVMFGLLFASFESNSSTLTLALLKLSQHPSALEMLTSEHETILRNRKRVKSSPTWDEYKSMTFTLQVIHETLRLANVSPGLLRKALKDIQVNGYTIPAGWTILVAASAQQLNPGVFDDALEFNPSRWKDIDKAAIEQNFMPFGAGMRQCAGADYSKVLLSTFLHVLVTKYRWSVVKTGNIGRNPLLSFGDGVHIKIAKKE; from the exons ATGTTGTCAGTTGTTGTGTTTGTAATAGCAGTCTTGACGATCTTAACAACTCAGTGGTTATGGAGACGGATGCATCCAAGATGTGAGAATGGAGTTCTGCCCCCAGGTTCCATGGGATTGCCTCTCATTGGAGAGACTCTACAGTCACTCATTCCTAGCCGCTCTTTGGACCTCCATCCCTTCATCAAGAAGAGACTTTCAAA ATTTGGTCCAATTTTCCGAACTAGTTTAGCAGGCAGGCCTATTGTAGTATCAGCTGATCCCAAGGTCAACCATTTCATACTTTCACAAGAAGGGAAGTTAGTAGAGTTGTGGTATTTGGATACGTTTTCTAAGCTTTTTAATCAAGAAGGGGACTCTAGGACAACTGCAGTTGGTGATATTCACAAATACATAAGAAGTAGAACGTTGAATTACTTGGGTGTGGAGGCACTTAAGGAGAAGTTGCTTCCCCAGTTGGAAGAAATGGCATGCAGAACTCTAGACAGTTGGTCAAATCAGGAGTCTGTTGAAGTGAAACGTGCATTTGGAGCT ATGGTATTCAATTTCACTGCAAAAGTTTTTCTTGGTTATGACTCTGACAAGTCATCAGATGACTTGAGTGAGAAGTTCAACAAGATACTTGAAGGCCTTATGTCTCTTCCTTTAAACATTCCCGGAACTGCATTCCACGACTGCATGAAG TCAAAGAAGAAAATAACGGGATTCATCAAAGGCAAATTAAATGAGAAGCGTGCTGGCCTTAGAACATCTAAAGAAGACTTCCTCGATCAGGCCATTGATGACATGACTACAGAGAAGTTCCTGGGAGAAGACTTTATAGTGCAAGTGATGTTTGGCCTTTTATTTGCCAGCTTTGAGTCAAATTCATCGACGCTTACGCTTGCTTTGCTCAAGCTCTCTCAACACCCTTCTGCATTAGAGATGCTTACA TCTGAGCATGAGACTATACTAAGGAACAGGAAAAGAGTGAAATCTTCACCCACATGGGATGAGTACAAGTCAATGACCTTCACTCTTCAA GTAATCCATGAAACTCTGAGGTTGGCAAATGTTTCTCCAGGATTACTACGTAAAGCGCTTAAAGATATTCAAGTTAATG GTTACACAATTCCAGCAGGGTGGACAATTTTGGTTGCTGCCTCTGCTCAGCAGTTAAATCCTGGTGTCTTTGATGATGCACTTGAATTCAACCCCTCACGTTGGAAG GACATCGATAAAGCTGCCatagaacaaaattttatgCCCTTTGGAGCAGGAATGAGACAGTGTGCTGGTGCTGATTACAGCAAGGTGCTATTATCAACTTTTCTCCATGTGTTGGTCACCAAGTACAG GTGGAGTGTAGTGAAGACTGGAAATATTGGAAGAAACCCACTTCTCAGCTTTGGAGATGGTGTCCACATTAAGATTGCAAAGAAAGAATGA